Part of the Aureitalea marina genome, AACCCCACCAAAGGGTGTTCTCAGGTCTCGATTCAGCCAGGTGTTCACCCAAACTATTCCCGCTTCCAGTGCCTTGCTCATCCGCATGCAGCGATCCAGATCCCGGCTCCACAAGGTGGCAGAGAGGCCATAAGGAACTCCGTTGGCAATATTCAGTGCCTCTCCTTCTGTGTCAAACGGGATCAGTGTGACAACCGGACCAAAGATCTCCTCCTGATTTACCCGGCAGCGGTCGTCTGGTAATTCAATCACTGTTGGACGCAGGTAGAAACCATTTTCAAAGCCTGGAACAATTACTTGTATACCACCGCTAAGGACTGTACCGCCTTCTTCTACAGCCAGCTCGATATAGCCCAAAACTTTCTGTAAATGATCTTTAGAAACTATCGCACCCAGATCTACTTGCTCTTCTGGGTTACCAACGGTCATCTTGTCTACACGTTTTACAAACTCTTCTTTGAATCGATCATAGATGGTTCGTTGGATCAGTATCCTGCTGCCACAAAGGCAAATCTGGCCTTGGTTTGCAAAGGAAGAGCGCAGGGTAACCTGCATCATACGTTCAAAATTGCAGTCTGCAAAGATGATATTGGGGTTCTTGCCACCCAGCTCCAGGCTAAGTTTTTTAAACATGGGTGCAGCTGTTGCTGCCAGGAGTTTTCCGGTCTGTGTCCCACCTGTAAAAGAAATGGCTCTAATACCCGGATGTTCTACCAAGGCCTGTCCAGCCTCCGGGCCTATTCCGTGAACGATATTCAATACCCCGGCAGGTAGTCCGGCTTGGGTCAGAATATCACCGAGCAGATAGGCAGTATAGGGCGTTACTTCACTTGGTTTGGCTACCACAGTATTTCCGGCGGCAATAGCCGGGGCCACCTTCCAGCTGAATAAATACAGAGGTAGGTTCCACGGGCTGATACACCCAACCACACCGATGGGCTGCCTCAGGGTGAAATTGATGGTATTCTTGCCAGTAGAATTATGGCTTTCAGAGGCAAACTGTGTGAGCGCATGGGCATAGAATCTAAAATTGGCAGAAGCTCTAGGTATATCCACGGCGGCCGCCAGCCAGACTGGTTTGCCATTGTCCTTGCTTTCTGCGCTGGCCAATTCCTCGGCATGTTTTTCGATCAGGTCGGCAATCTTCAACATGATGCGACTGCGTTCTTCCAGAGTAGTTTCAGACCATTGTTTAAAAGCACTACTTGCTGCAGCATACGCGGATTCGATATCCGCCTGATTGCTTTTTGCCAGCTGAGCATAGATATCCCCGGAAGCCGGTGTGGTCAGATCCATCCAGTTGTTGTCCGCTGGATCCTGGTAATTGCCGTTTATGTAATTCTTTAGCCGAAGCATTTATTCTTATTGAGGTTTATAGGCCATAGCCTTGATCTCAACCACCAGATTAGGGTGAGGAAGTTGATGCACGGCCACCGTGGTCCGGGCTGGACCACTCTCTTTACTGAAATACTGGGCGTAAATTTCATTATAGCCTGCAAAATCGTTCATATTAACCAGGAAAGAGGTCACATCTACCACATCTTCCAGTCCGGCTCCTTCGGTGGCCAGATAATCTTTGATATTTTCGATAACCGCGCGAGTTTGTTCCCTGATATCCAGATTTACAGTTCCCATTTCATCTACCTGTTCTACCCCGGCAAAACTATTATCCGGTAAACGAGAACTGGTCCCGCTAACAAATATGAAATCGCCAACACGCTTAACATGTGGGTAGGCTCCTCTGGGAGTGGCTTTTCCTTCTACTAGTCTACTTTTCATGGTTTAAAGATTTTTTAATAAAGCATCGTCTTCCAGAATGTCGTTGGTCTGCTTCACAATGACCTCCAATATTTCCTCAAGTGAGCCATCCGGATCGATCTTTCCGTCGTCCAATAAGTTCAATATGGCTTTGTCCTGAGCTCTTCCCCTCCGCATGGCTTCACTGTAGGGTAGATCTTCGTGGAAGGTCACCAGGGAATATTTGCTGAAGTAGGCCTCTGGGAATTCCTGTTCCAGCCTGACCTCCAGTTTCCGTTTGGCCTGGAACAAAGGGCTTGCGGTGTGTTCCTTCATTTCATAGAAATTATCCACAGCCAGATCTGCAATTGCATCGGTATTCACCTTCCTGGCCTTCTCATAGGTTTTCAGGACCAGATTCCAATCTTCAGCAGTCTGATCCAGGACCTGATCAAGTATCAGGACGTCCTCAAAAGAGGCGTTCATTCCTTGTCCATAGAACGGGACAATGGCATGAGCCGCATCTCCCATTAGTAAGGTTTTACCATAACTGGACCAGGGGCTGCATTTGATAGTGCCTAACGGACTAGTCGGGTTGGTAAAGAACTGATCTGTCAGATCAGGGATTAAATGCAGGGTGTCCGGGA contains:
- a CDS encoding aldehyde dehydrogenase is translated as MLRLKNYINGNYQDPADNNWMDLTTPASGDIYAQLAKSNQADIESAYAAASSAFKQWSETTLEERSRIMLKIADLIEKHAEELASAESKDNGKPVWLAAAVDIPRASANFRFYAHALTQFASESHNSTGKNTINFTLRQPIGVVGCISPWNLPLYLFSWKVAPAIAAGNTVVAKPSEVTPYTAYLLGDILTQAGLPAGVLNIVHGIGPEAGQALVEHPGIRAISFTGGTQTGKLLAATAAPMFKKLSLELGGKNPNIIFADCNFERMMQVTLRSSFANQGQICLCGSRILIQRTIYDRFKEEFVKRVDKMTVGNPEEQVDLGAIVSKDHLQKVLGYIELAVEEGGTVLSGGIQVIVPGFENGFYLRPTVIELPDDRCRVNQEEIFGPVVTLIPFDTEGEALNIANGVPYGLSATLWSRDLDRCMRMSKALEAGIVWVNTWLNRDLRTPFGGVKQSGVGREGGFEALRFFTEPKNVCIEYQ
- a CDS encoding RidA family protein yields the protein MKSRLVEGKATPRGAYPHVKRVGDFIFVSGTSSRLPDNSFAGVEQVDEMGTVNLDIREQTRAVIENIKDYLATEGAGLEDVVDVTSFLVNMNDFAGYNEIYAQYFSKESGPARTTVAVHQLPHPNLVVEIKAMAYKPQ